From a region of the Halomicrobium mukohataei DSM 12286 genome:
- a CDS encoding ABC transporter substrate-binding protein, with amino-acid sequence MTDQNASSDRRQLLKALGTLSVASMAGCISQSGSDGDGSGESGDGSTGSSGDGSTEEGGEATPVPMADSFSFWELSKTWGPHIERYESETDATVEHTNMGPDELLDNLQTRLLSGTGAPDAAMVEYTSLKQVAKTGGLRDVSDWIDEADIRDDFTSGIWEVVSDGDAVYEVPYDIGPATLFYRKDIWDEHGLSDDIETYDEFIEEGKKLPDDVSLLSLPGSGLSVFWRMMYRQLGGVEFDEEGRLAFDNDKAVQAMAQLQELADAGITDDTASWSQQWFAGFNEGTVTAYLSGAWFSGTLMSSMDEAAGDWRGMKIPALESGGTRASNIGGSGVCFPDQNDEATARRAFDFVVNTTTNVEEMANLFAEEGNISAYMPAWDDEAFENPREFFGGQALGTLWTDIADDIPPYRYTLDSPKIMNLLNPLLQDVVYGDLDPESALEEWVTQSANETGREVA; translated from the coding sequence ATGACAGACCAGAATGCGAGCAGCGATCGGCGACAGCTACTGAAGGCGCTCGGCACGCTCAGTGTCGCAAGTATGGCTGGCTGTATCAGCCAAAGCGGTTCCGACGGGGACGGCTCGGGCGAGAGCGGAGACGGGTCCACCGGTTCGTCCGGGGACGGCTCCACCGAGGAGGGCGGGGAGGCCACACCGGTACCGATGGCCGACTCGTTCAGCTTCTGGGAGCTGAGCAAGACGTGGGGGCCACACATCGAGCGCTACGAGTCCGAGACCGACGCGACGGTCGAGCACACGAACATGGGTCCGGACGAACTGCTCGACAACCTCCAGACGCGGCTGCTCTCGGGCACCGGTGCGCCCGACGCCGCGATGGTCGAGTACACCTCGCTCAAGCAGGTCGCCAAGACCGGCGGGCTGCGTGACGTCTCCGACTGGATCGACGAGGCCGACATCCGCGACGACTTCACGTCGGGGATCTGGGAGGTCGTCAGCGACGGCGACGCAGTGTACGAGGTCCCCTACGACATCGGACCGGCGACGCTGTTCTACCGCAAGGACATCTGGGACGAACACGGGCTCAGCGACGACATCGAGACCTACGACGAGTTCATCGAGGAGGGCAAGAAGCTCCCCGACGACGTTTCGCTGCTGTCGCTGCCGGGCAGCGGTCTCTCGGTGTTCTGGCGGATGATGTACCGCCAGCTCGGCGGCGTCGAGTTCGACGAGGAAGGGCGGCTCGCGTTCGACAACGACAAAGCGGTGCAGGCGATGGCCCAGCTCCAGGAACTGGCCGACGCCGGCATCACGGACGACACCGCGAGCTGGAGCCAGCAGTGGTTCGCCGGCTTCAACGAGGGGACCGTCACGGCCTACCTCTCGGGGGCGTGGTTCAGCGGGACCCTGATGTCCTCGATGGACGAGGCGGCGGGCGACTGGCGGGGGATGAAGATCCCGGCCCTGGAGTCGGGCGGCACCCGTGCGAGCAACATCGGCGGCTCCGGCGTCTGCTTCCCGGACCAGAACGACGAGGCCACGGCACGCCGGGCCTTCGACTTCGTCGTCAACACGACGACCAACGTCGAGGAGATGGCGAACCTGTTCGCCGAGGAGGGCAACATCAGCGCGTACATGCCCGCGTGGGACGACGAGGCCTTCGAGAACCCCCGCGAGTTCTTCGGCGGACAGGCCCTCGGTACGCTGTGGACCGACATCGCCGACGACATTCCGCCGTACCGCTACACGCTCGACTCGCCGAAGATCATGAACCTGCTCAACCCGCTCCTGCAGGACGTCGTCTACGGTGACCTCGATCCCGAGTCGGCACTGGAGGAGTGGGTCACCCAGTCCGCCAACGAGACCGGGCGTGAAGTCGCCTAA
- a CDS encoding carbohydrate ABC transporter permease: MSRQLLVPLLDQVRFKREQLKDRLPTLPGTPLLFLSPFFLLFGVFLAIPVFYTFYLSFFTFQGVSTEALFAIDVGAYQIMIPEMANLQYVGLDNYRRLLTDSVFYQSLLNTAIIFVVQVPLMVALALGLALVLNAAYTRYKGIFRSLLLLPVSANTVAYSAVFIVIAAEGGIADIALGAIGIPPIDWISDGFWARNLVAFMSVWRWTGYNMIIILAGLQTISPSLYEAAEIGGATKIQKFRHITLPQLKPIMLFVFVTTTIGVFKKFAEPMIVISSGGPINETRTIVYYIWQVAFQNLELGYGSALTVALVAIIMTLSLIQFKVS; this comes from the coding sequence ATGAGCCGTCAGCTGCTCGTTCCGCTGCTCGATCAGGTTCGATTCAAGCGCGAGCAGTTGAAAGACCGACTCCCGACGCTGCCTGGAACGCCGCTGTTGTTCTTGAGTCCGTTCTTCCTGCTGTTCGGCGTGTTCCTCGCTATTCCGGTGTTCTACACCTTCTACCTGTCTTTCTTCACGTTCCAGGGCGTCTCGACGGAGGCGCTGTTCGCCATCGACGTCGGCGCGTACCAGATCATGATCCCCGAGATGGCCAACCTCCAGTACGTCGGTCTGGACAACTATCGACGCCTGCTCACCGACAGCGTGTTCTACCAGTCGCTGTTGAACACGGCGATCATCTTCGTCGTGCAGGTGCCGTTGATGGTCGCGCTGGCACTCGGGCTCGCGCTCGTGTTGAACGCCGCCTACACCAGGTACAAGGGCATCTTCAGGAGCCTCCTGTTGCTCCCGGTGTCGGCGAACACGGTCGCGTACTCGGCGGTGTTCATCGTGATCGCGGCGGAAGGCGGGATCGCCGACATCGCGCTCGGAGCGATCGGTATCCCGCCGATCGACTGGATCAGCGACGGCTTCTGGGCGCGGAACCTCGTGGCGTTCATGTCGGTGTGGCGCTGGACGGGGTACAACATGATCATCATCCTCGCCGGACTGCAGACGATCTCGCCGTCGCTGTACGAGGCCGCAGAGATCGGCGGCGCGACGAAGATCCAGAAGTTCCGCCACATCACGCTACCACAGCTGAAGCCGATCATGCTGTTCGTCTTCGTGACGACGACGATCGGCGTCTTCAAGAAGTTCGCCGAGCCGATGATCGTCATCAGCTCCGGGGGGCCGATCAACGAGACGCGAACGATCGTCTACTACATCTGGCAGGTGGCGTTCCAGAACCTCGAACTCGGCTACGGGAGCGCGCTGACCGTCGCCCTCGTGGCGATCATCATGACCCTGTCGCTCATCCAATTCAAGGTGTCCTAA
- a CDS encoding carbohydrate ABC transporter permease, with amino-acid sequence MHEKLEKEALWQFGGYGFLVAVTMVMMFPIYWLVVASTLPQSAIFAGGAGELPRLIPGTNFLANAEALAARPEVDFYRSMLNSLVIAVVYTGLALLFCSMGGFALAKYDFKYKRALFMGILGTLLLPTNLLVIPLFLLVSNMGLSNSYWAVILPWAAYPLGIFFMKQAMQSIPDSLLEAARMDGASEFQLYYRVVLPSMKSSLAALAVILFLFQWNLFLWPLVVLREGKYTIPVAISKIMSNDMIAYDQLMVASAMAIVPMFVVFILLQRHFVNGILGGAVKE; translated from the coding sequence ATGCACGAAAAACTCGAAAAGGAGGCGCTGTGGCAGTTCGGCGGCTACGGATTCCTCGTCGCCGTCACGATGGTGATGATGTTTCCCATCTACTGGCTCGTCGTCGCCTCGACGCTGCCGCAGTCGGCGATCTTCGCGGGCGGTGCGGGCGAACTGCCACGGCTGATTCCGGGGACGAACTTCCTGGCGAACGCCGAGGCGCTCGCCGCCCGTCCGGAAGTCGACTTCTACCGGAGCATGCTCAACAGTCTCGTGATCGCCGTCGTCTACACGGGCCTGGCGCTGCTGTTCTGTTCGATGGGCGGGTTCGCACTGGCGAAGTACGACTTCAAGTACAAGCGGGCGCTGTTCATGGGGATTCTGGGAACGCTGTTGCTCCCGACGAATCTGCTGGTGATCCCGCTGTTCTTGCTCGTCTCGAACATGGGCCTGTCCAACAGCTACTGGGCCGTGATCCTCCCGTGGGCCGCGTATCCGCTGGGGATCTTCTTCATGAAACAGGCGATGCAGTCGATCCCGGACTCGCTGCTCGAAGCCGCACGGATGGACGGCGCGTCGGAGTTCCAACTGTACTACCGCGTCGTGCTCCCGTCGATGAAGTCGTCGCTGGCCGCGCTGGCGGTGATCCTGTTTCTCTTCCAGTGGAACCTCTTCCTGTGGCCCCTCGTAGTGTTGCGCGAAGGGAAGTACACGATCCCGGTGGCGATCTCGAAGATCATGAGCAACGACATGATCGCGTACGACCAGCTGATGGTCGCGTCCGCGATGGCGATCGTCCCGATGTTCGTGGTGTTCATCCTGCTCCAGCGCCACTTCGTAAACGGTATACTCGGCGGAGCAGTCAAGGAGTGA
- a CDS encoding ABC transporter ATP-binding protein: MTAITLDGLTKSYDATDMDDIPDNEIVAVEDVDLEIEDGEFLVFVGPSGCGKSTTLRCIAGLEDATGGEIRFGETVVNDLRPRDRDVAMVFQNYALYPHMTVRKNISFGLRLSSTLTTPEIDSRVTDVAEMMGIEDLLSKTPDELSGGQQQRVALGRSIVREPGIFLMDEPLSNLDAKLRAEMRTEIQELQNDLGVTTVYVTHDQTEAMAMGDRIAVLNDGLLQQVAPPEEIYRRPANEFVAGFIGSPSINFFDVSVDGQTLTAPSGFSYELEDHSVEDDTVRLGIRPEDLTIEEGGDDMTVTVVEKMGNENFIYGTVGDVEVVARTPVTVRPEPDQRVGISFAESAMYLFDSETGAAIKTKTDEIEPQAAQF, translated from the coding sequence ATGACAGCAATAACTCTCGATGGATTGACGAAGAGCTACGACGCGACTGACATGGACGACATCCCCGACAACGAGATCGTCGCCGTCGAGGACGTCGACCTCGAAATCGAGGACGGCGAGTTCCTCGTCTTCGTCGGTCCGTCGGGCTGTGGGAAGTCGACGACGCTGCGATGTATCGCCGGCCTCGAAGACGCGACCGGCGGAGAGATCCGGTTCGGCGAGACGGTCGTCAACGATCTCCGGCCGCGCGACCGCGACGTGGCGATGGTGTTCCAGAACTACGCGCTGTACCCCCACATGACGGTCCGGAAGAACATCAGCTTCGGTCTGCGCCTCTCGTCGACGCTGACGACGCCGGAGATCGACAGTCGCGTCACCGACGTGGCCGAGATGATGGGGATCGAGGACCTCCTCTCGAAGACGCCGGACGAGCTATCGGGCGGCCAACAGCAACGCGTCGCGCTCGGGCGTTCGATCGTGCGCGAACCGGGCATCTTCCTGATGGACGAACCGCTCTCGAACCTCGACGCGAAGCTTCGGGCAGAGATGCGCACCGAGATCCAGGAGCTCCAGAACGACCTCGGCGTGACGACGGTGTACGTCACCCACGACCAGACCGAGGCGATGGCGATGGGCGATCGAATCGCCGTGCTGAACGACGGGCTCCTCCAGCAGGTCGCACCGCCCGAAGAGATCTACCGGCGTCCCGCAAACGAGTTCGTCGCCGGCTTCATCGGGAGCCCGAGCATCAACTTCTTCGACGTGAGCGTCGACGGACAGACGCTGACCGCCCCGAGTGGGTTCAGCTACGAACTCGAAGACCACAGCGTCGAGGACGACACCGTCCGCCTCGGGATCCGACCGGAAGACCTGACGATCGAAGAGGGTGGGGACGACATGACCGTCACCGTCGTCGAGAAGATGGGCAACGAGAACTTCATCTACGGCACCGTCGGCGACGTGGAGGTCGTCGCCCGGACCCCGGTGACCGTTCGCCCAGAGCCCGACCAGCGGGTCGGCATCTCCTTCGCCGAATCGGCGATGTACCTCTTCGACAGCGAAACCGGTGCGGCGATCAAGACCAAGACCGACGAGATCGAACCGCAGGCGGCGCAGTTCTAA
- a CDS encoding glycoside hydrolase family 2 TIM barrel-domain containing protein, whose product MPDWTDPRVVGRNRLAPHTDVFPFSDEQSARRDSVTASPWVRRLNGEWQFHLAETPADAPAIPGATDDVDWDRIEVPLNWQLDGHGHPHYTNVVYPFPVDPPHVPTENPTGTYRRSVHVDEDWDGRQIRLRFEGVDSAFHLWVNGERVGYSEGARLPAEFDVSDYVEPGENTVTARVYKWSNGSYLEDQDMWWLSGIFRDVTLYAVPETHVADVDVRTELDDDYVDARFSAAVDIESVAGGDATGRLRASLVDEAGDTAATFAESYALTDGETTLSLSTTVEDPDKWTAETPDRYTLLVTLLDDGTPVETVRETVGFREVEIDGGQFLVNGEAVTIRGVNRHDFDPDRGRAVTVDQMRADIELMKRHNVNAVRTAHYPNDTRFYDLCDEYGLYVMDETDIECHGMERIDAVQHLSDDPAWEDTYVDRMVRMLERDKNHPSVVIWSLGNESAVGAHHETMYELTRERDPTRPVHYEQDHDQRVSDIVGPMYTPPEDIEALAVDDPDHPVILCEYAHAMGNGPGGFEEYWDVFDGHERLQGGFVWDWIDQGIRQTTEDGAEWFAYGGDFGDEPNTGNFNINGLVFPDRTPSPGLTEFKNVVEPVTFEPAALERGELVVENRYDFRGLDHLRARWRVEADGRVVQSGTLDLPAVAPGDSEPVTVPFEDAGRGERFLVVEVSLASDTSWAPAGHTVATSQHELPTSEAPTVPAATLPAPLSCERSDDEIVVSNAEFELRFDARYGVVDSLSYRGRSVVTEGPEVGLWRAPTDNDRGLPLVPTFFTRFLELHENEEPIADWDARTVGFAQIWREHGLDSLQSRVDAVDTEVGEETVTITVDGRLAPPMFAHGFATTQTYTIHPTGAVEIETDLDPEGDLSMLPSLPRIGLDLTLDGDFDHVTWYGRGPGESYADSEQASPVGRYEADVADLHTPYVRPQANGTRSDTRWVAVTDRNGTGLLATGDSLLDVTAHHYSTEQLEAADHEHELSREDDVFLSLDHAHSGLGSGSCGPETFESDRVQPERTSFTVTLHPYVDD is encoded by the coding sequence ATGCCCGACTGGACAGATCCGCGAGTAGTCGGTCGTAACAGGCTCGCACCACACACTGACGTGTTCCCGTTCTCGGACGAGCAATCTGCACGCCGGGACAGCGTGACTGCCTCGCCGTGGGTTCGGCGATTGAACGGCGAGTGGCAGTTTCACCTCGCCGAGACCCCTGCGGACGCGCCAGCGATCCCGGGCGCGACGGACGACGTCGACTGGGACCGAATCGAGGTCCCGCTGAACTGGCAACTCGACGGCCACGGACACCCACACTACACGAACGTCGTCTACCCGTTCCCGGTCGATCCGCCCCACGTTCCGACCGAGAACCCGACGGGGACGTACCGGCGCTCCGTCCACGTCGACGAGGACTGGGACGGTCGACAGATCCGCCTGCGCTTCGAGGGGGTCGACTCCGCCTTCCACCTCTGGGTCAACGGCGAGCGCGTCGGCTACAGCGAAGGCGCGCGTCTCCCCGCGGAGTTCGACGTGAGCGACTACGTCGAGCCGGGGGAGAACACGGTCACTGCACGGGTCTACAAGTGGTCTAACGGGAGCTACCTCGAAGATCAGGACATGTGGTGGCTCAGCGGCATCTTCCGTGACGTCACCCTGTACGCCGTGCCGGAGACTCACGTCGCGGACGTCGACGTCCGTACCGAACTGGACGACGACTACGTCGACGCCCGGTTCTCCGCGGCGGTCGACATCGAATCGGTAGCCGGTGGCGACGCGACGGGCCGTCTCCGCGCCTCTCTGGTCGACGAAGCGGGCGACACTGCCGCCACCTTCGCGGAGTCGTACGCGCTGACCGACGGTGAGACGACGCTCTCGCTGTCGACGACCGTCGAGGACCCGGACAAGTGGACCGCAGAGACGCCGGACCGGTACACGCTCCTGGTGACGCTACTGGACGACGGAACGCCCGTCGAGACCGTTCGCGAGACGGTCGGCTTTCGCGAGGTCGAGATCGACGGCGGCCAGTTCCTGGTCAACGGCGAAGCCGTGACGATCCGCGGCGTGAACCGCCACGACTTCGATCCCGACCGGGGGCGGGCCGTCACCGTCGACCAGATGCGCGCGGACATCGAGCTGATGAAACGGCACAACGTCAACGCCGTCCGGACCGCTCACTACCCCAACGACACGCGGTTCTACGACCTCTGTGACGAGTACGGGCTCTACGTCATGGACGAGACCGACATCGAGTGTCACGGGATGGAACGCATCGACGCCGTCCAGCATCTCAGTGACGACCCCGCGTGGGAAGACACCTACGTCGATCGGATGGTCCGGATGCTCGAACGAGACAAGAACCACCCGAGCGTCGTGATCTGGTCGCTGGGCAACGAGTCCGCAGTCGGGGCCCACCACGAGACGATGTACGAGCTGACACGCGAGCGCGATCCGACGCGGCCGGTCCACTACGAGCAGGACCACGACCAGCGGGTCAGCGACATCGTCGGGCCCATGTACACCCCGCCCGAGGACATCGAGGCCCTGGCAGTCGACGATCCGGACCACCCCGTGATCCTCTGTGAGTACGCCCACGCCATGGGGAACGGTCCGGGCGGGTTCGAGGAGTACTGGGACGTATTCGACGGCCACGAGCGACTGCAGGGCGGGTTCGTCTGGGACTGGATCGACCAGGGCATCCGCCAGACGACCGAGGACGGAGCGGAGTGGTTCGCCTACGGCGGCGACTTCGGCGACGAGCCCAACACGGGGAACTTCAACATCAACGGTCTCGTCTTTCCCGATCGAACGCCCTCGCCGGGCCTCACCGAGTTCAAGAACGTCGTCGAGCCGGTCACGTTCGAGCCCGCAGCCCTCGAACGGGGCGAACTCGTCGTCGAGAACCGCTACGACTTCCGCGGGCTAGATCACCTCCGCGCCCGGTGGCGCGTCGAGGCCGACGGCCGGGTCGTCCAGAGTGGCACGCTCGACCTCCCAGCCGTCGCACCCGGCGACAGCGAACCCGTCACGGTGCCGTTCGAGGATGCTGGCCGGGGCGAGCGGTTCCTCGTCGTCGAGGTCTCGCTGGCCAGTGACACGTCGTGGGCACCGGCCGGCCACACGGTCGCAACGAGCCAGCACGAACTCCCGACGAGCGAGGCACCGACGGTGCCGGCCGCGACGCTTCCCGCACCGCTGTCCTGTGAACGCAGCGACGACGAGATCGTCGTCTCGAACGCGGAGTTCGAGCTCCGGTTCGACGCCCGATACGGCGTCGTCGACTCGCTGTCCTACCGCGGTCGGTCGGTCGTCACCGAGGGTCCCGAGGTCGGACTCTGGCGTGCCCCGACGGACAACGACAGAGGGTTGCCGCTGGTCCCGACTTTCTTCACGCGCTTCCTCGAACTACACGAAAACGAGGAACCGATCGCCGACTGGGACGCCCGGACGGTCGGCTTCGCACAGATCTGGCGCGAGCACGGTCTCGACAGCTTGCAGTCCCGCGTCGACGCCGTCGACACCGAGGTCGGGGAGGAGACGGTCACGATCACCGTCGACGGTCGCCTCGCGCCGCCGATGTTCGCCCACGGGTTCGCGACGACGCAGACGTACACGATCCACCCCACCGGAGCCGTCGAGATCGAGACGGATCTCGACCCTGAGGGCGACCTCTCGATGCTCCCGTCGCTGCCACGGATCGGACTCGACCTGACGCTCGACGGGGACTTCGACCACGTCACGTGGTACGGCCGCGGCCCGGGCGAGTCCTACGCCGACAGCGAGCAGGCGTCCCCCGTCGGTCGGTACGAGGCCGACGTTGCCGACCTCCACACGCCCTACGTCAGGCCCCAGGCGAACGGCACTCGCAGCGACACCCGCTGGGTGGCCGTTACCGACCGCAACGGTACCGGGCTCCTCGCGACCGGGGACTCGCTGCTCGACGTGACCGCACACCACTACTCGACCGAGCAGCTGGAGGCCGCCGATCACGAACACGAACTGTCCCGCGAGGACGACGTGTTCCTCTCGCTGGACCACGCACACTCCGGACTCGGGTCGGGCAGCTGTGGGCCCGAGACGTTCGAGTCCGACCGCGTCCAGCCCGAGCGGACCTCGTTCACGGTCACGCTCCACCCGTACGTCGACGACTGA
- a CDS encoding CBM96 family carbohydrate-binding protein, translated as MSDGWSRRSVLKSSLGLSLAGVSLSGTTETVTGASEYETLRQRWAQLLTGGDFDETQSEYQDPLAELDQTAQDHWETMDTSADRDRLWSDLPIPASSSASASESNITDSYGRLQEMAMAYATNGSSLENDSALVTDVVDGLDFLYDRVYNEDQSQFGNWWHWEIGSPMRLVSVCALVGDELSSTQETNYTNAVGAHTGTPYEYTEYDVTSGGANRVDMCIITALRGAISGTDSTIALARDCIEESDIFQYNTSGGGNGLYRDGSYVYHEEIPYIGSYGAILLEGLGELFTVLDGTTWEITAVDHDVIYDAVGDAVAPFMYRGLMMDAVSGRSISRADQTDHVRGHGITATVLRLANTAPEPYASEFRSLAKGWIENDTWDSFLSDADVPDIANATAVLDDSTISAADEPVRHDVFHNMDRVVHNRSEWAYTISMCSERIARYEAINEENLRGWYTGAGMTQLYNDDLGHYTDGYWPTVDPYRLPGTTVDTRDRSALDGTHHPRPSTQWVGGASVDEFGIAGMEFDAEGASLTGKKSWLLLDDTVVALGADITSSDGRPIETTVENRNLHTDGSETLTVDETEKSTTPDWSETLTDVSWAHLDGVGGYLFPNQPTLEAKREERTGSWQEINAGGPSEALTREYQTLWLDHGVDPSAETYAYALLPGHTASETRQRSQEPGFEIVANDATVQAVTVPRLGLTAANFWSSGSITVPGTERTLSVSGPAAVVVRHRNDELVVGVADPSRTQETVTVEYDHYTDGIVGTDSAVGVTQFQPRVTIEVAVGGTRGTTHSATFDAPVTELSPRADTFVRDGSYAGDNYGSWSSLVVKGGPTGYSRESYLAFDLASVAGEVQEAMLDVYGAVTDDNGGASVDCTVAAVDDDSWTEDGLTWDTKPDLGSSLGSLTVTRERRWWREDVTEFVQTAASGDGTASVALRQPNDERYASFDSREADENPPSLRVTTSRPDTTALTPTADTFVRNGSYSGDNYGSWSSLVVKNASTGYSRQGYLTFDLSALSGSVDEAVLYLYGAVTDDSGGDAVDCAINAVDDDSWTEDGVTWDTKPEVGSALGSVIVTRTPQWWTVDVTEFVRSEASSDGVVSLAVQQPQSGLYTDFNSRDADEKVPTLRVQTS; from the coding sequence ATGTCTGACGGCTGGTCACGCCGCTCGGTGCTCAAGTCCAGTCTGGGACTGTCGCTGGCCGGTGTTTCGCTGTCTGGTACGACCGAGACAGTGACCGGCGCGAGCGAGTACGAGACGCTCAGACAGCGGTGGGCACAGTTGCTCACCGGTGGCGACTTCGACGAGACACAGTCCGAGTATCAGGATCCGCTGGCCGAGCTGGACCAGACGGCACAGGACCACTGGGAGACGATGGACACCAGCGCCGACCGTGATCGGCTCTGGTCCGACCTCCCGATCCCGGCGTCGTCCAGTGCGAGCGCGAGCGAGAGCAACATCACCGACAGCTACGGCCGCCTCCAGGAGATGGCCATGGCCTACGCCACGAACGGGAGTTCACTGGAGAACGATAGCGCGCTCGTGACAGACGTCGTCGACGGACTCGACTTCCTCTACGATCGGGTCTACAACGAAGACCAGTCTCAGTTTGGCAACTGGTGGCACTGGGAGATCGGCTCGCCGATGCGTCTCGTCAGCGTCTGCGCGCTGGTCGGCGACGAACTGTCCTCGACACAGGAGACAAACTACACGAACGCCGTCGGCGCTCACACCGGAACGCCCTACGAGTACACGGAGTACGACGTGACGAGTGGCGGTGCCAACCGCGTCGACATGTGTATCATCACCGCGCTCCGTGGCGCGATCTCGGGGACGGACTCGACGATCGCTCTCGCCCGAGACTGCATCGAAGAGAGCGATATCTTCCAGTACAACACCAGCGGCGGCGGCAACGGACTCTACCGCGACGGATCTTACGTCTATCACGAGGAGATACCCTACATCGGGTCGTACGGTGCAATCTTGCTCGAAGGGCTCGGTGAACTGTTCACGGTTCTGGACGGGACGACTTGGGAGATCACGGCCGTCGACCACGACGTGATCTACGACGCCGTCGGTGACGCGGTCGCCCCGTTCATGTACAGAGGGCTGATGATGGACGCGGTCAGCGGCCGGTCGATCTCGCGAGCAGACCAGACCGACCACGTACGCGGCCACGGCATCACCGCGACCGTCCTTCGGCTGGCGAATACCGCACCGGAACCCTACGCCAGCGAGTTCCGGTCGCTCGCCAAGGGCTGGATCGAGAACGACACGTGGGACAGTTTCCTGAGCGATGCAGACGTGCCCGACATCGCGAACGCGACGGCGGTCCTCGACGATTCGACGATCAGTGCCGCCGACGAACCGGTCCGACACGACGTGTTCCACAACATGGACCGGGTCGTACACAACCGCTCGGAGTGGGCCTACACGATCAGCATGTGCTCGGAGCGGATCGCTCGCTACGAGGCGATCAACGAGGAGAACCTCCGTGGCTGGTACACCGGTGCCGGGATGACCCAGCTGTACAACGACGACCTCGGCCACTACACCGACGGCTACTGGCCCACCGTCGACCCCTACCGGCTCCCCGGAACGACCGTCGACACCCGCGATCGGTCCGCCCTCGACGGCACTCACCACCCACGACCGTCGACACAGTGGGTCGGCGGCGCGTCGGTCGACGAGTTCGGGATCGCCGGAATGGAGTTCGACGCCGAGGGCGCATCGCTCACCGGCAAGAAGTCCTGGCTACTCCTCGACGACACCGTCGTCGCACTCGGAGCCGACATCACCAGCTCCGACGGTCGCCCGATCGAGACCACCGTCGAGAACCGGAATCTCCACACGGACGGAAGCGAGACGCTCACCGTCGACGAAACCGAGAAGTCCACGACACCGGACTGGTCCGAGACGCTCACCGACGTGTCCTGGGCGCACCTCGACGGCGTCGGTGGCTACCTGTTCCCGAACCAACCGACCCTCGAAGCCAAACGCGAGGAACGCACCGGTTCCTGGCAGGAGATCAACGCGGGCGGACCGAGCGAGGCGCTGACCCGCGAGTACCAGACCCTCTGGCTCGACCACGGTGTCGATCCCAGCGCCGAGACGTACGCGTACGCACTGCTCCCGGGCCACACCGCGTCCGAGACGCGACAGCGGAGTCAGGAGCCCGGCTTCGAGATCGTCGCCAACGACGCCACGGTCCAGGCCGTCACGGTGCCCCGTCTGGGGTTGACGGCCGCCAACTTCTGGAGTAGCGGTTCGATCACGGTCCCCGGCACCGAGCGAACGCTCTCGGTGAGCGGCCCGGCAGCCGTCGTCGTCAGACACCGAAACGACGAACTCGTGGTCGGCGTCGCCGACCCCTCCCGAACACAGGAGACGGTCACTGTCGAGTACGATCACTACACGGACGGGATCGTCGGTACTGACTCGGCGGTCGGTGTCACGCAGTTCCAACCACGCGTCACGATAGAGGTCGCCGTCGGCGGAACTCGCGGTACGACCCACTCGGCGACCTTCGACGCCCCCGTCACAGAGCTCTCACCGCGTGCAGACACGTTCGTTCGCGACGGCTCGTACGCTGGCGACAACTACGGGTCGTGGTCCTCGTTGGTCGTCAAAGGCGGTCCGACGGGCTACAGCAGAGAGTCGTATCTCGCGTTCGACCTGGCGTCGGTCGCGGGCGAGGTTCAAGAGGCCATGCTCGACGTGTACGGCGCGGTCACCGACGACAACGGCGGAGCGTCCGTCGACTGTACAGTCGCCGCCGTCGACGACGACAGCTGGACGGAGGACGGACTCACCTGGGATACGAAACCCGATCTGGGCTCGTCGCTGGGCTCTCTGACCGTCACACGGGAACGCCGCTGGTGGCGCGAAGACGTGACGGAGTTCGTACAGACAGCCGCCAGCGGTGACGGAACCGCCAGCGTCGCGCTTCGGCAACCGAACGACGAGCGCTACGCCAGCTTCGATAGCCGAGAAGCAGACGAGAACCCGCCGTCACTGCGCGTCACGACCAGTCGCCCCGACACGACGGCACTCACCCCGACAGCAGACACCTTCGTCCGGAACGGGTCGTACTCCGGTGACAACTACGGGTCGTGGTCCTCGCTGGTCGTCAAGAACGCGTCGACCGGCTACAGTCGCCAGGGGTACCTCACCTTCGACCTGAGCGCGCTGTCGGGTTCGGTCGACGAGGCCGTTCTCTACCTCTACGGCGCGGTCACCGACGACAGCGGCGGAGATGCCGTCGACTGTGCGATCAACGCCGTCGACGACGACAGCTGGACGGAGGACGGAGTTACATGGGACACGAAGCCCGAGGTGGGCTCGGCACTCGGTTCCGTGATCGTCACCCGGACGCCACAGTGGTGGACCGTCGACGTGACCGAGTTCGTCCGATCGGAGGCCAGCAGCGATGGCGTCGTCAGTCTGGCCGTCCAGCAGCCACAGAGCGGCCTGTACACCGACTTCAACAGCCGGGACGCCGACGAGAAGGTGCCGACGCTTCGGGTGCAGACCTCGTAG